The Aedes albopictus strain Foshan chromosome 1, AalbF5, whole genome shotgun sequence genomic interval CAAGCGCGGCAGAAGATGACAAAGAACCATAACAAGCAACAATCCTCTACATGAAGCAACAGAGAcggaagagatgaaccagcctagggctgaaaatctctataataaagaaataataataattatacagAGACGTACAAAGACTAAAGGCCTAACAAAGAGCAACAAAGCATCAGAAAGCTACAACGAGCGGCAGTGGGCGAGCAAAAGTGATGTGTTGCGTGAAAAGTGACAAATAGCAACAATGAGTGGATTCCTGACAAGACTGAAGAATTGAATATCAAACAACTGAGAGTCTGAACAATATGAAGAGCAAAACTATAACGAGCTGAACCAATTTGAAACGTTTTATGTTCGAGTGACAGAGAAGGTGTTGGTACATTTAGAGCTACATTTTAATCGAAAAAGACAAAACAATAACACAGACCCACCCTAACACAGCTTCTTATCACAATTGCTCACTTTCACCTGGCTTATCTTCCAAAGTCGTCTACGGTTTTTCGCGATTCGCCTACTTTTTGCCGCCCAGAAGCAGCCAGCCATCGCGAGCGCCGTTATCTTTATTTCGTGTTTGCAGATTGCAGTTCTCTTGGTGGACCCGGCGCCGGCCGTTGACAGATTTCGCAGTGTACGATTGCACTGTCCCAAAGAATCTTAGTAGGCCAACAAAGTGATCCCCATCAGTCAGTGCAGTCGGAGATCCATGGAAGACGAAAAGGTAATGTTGAATGGATTTCAGTTCAATCCGTATAACGCCTACTAAGTTTTTTGTAGTGCAAATCGGAGTCAATCCCATTGACGACCATCGATGCAGGAGATAAACAAACCAAGGTGCTTATCGGGCATAGTTATGATGACGCGCTGAAGGAGGCCGGTTTCGGTCGGGCGCAGATATGGATGACCGTGTTGTGTGGATTTTCGGTGATGGCCTCCGCAAACGAGTCCATGGGCATGGGAATCATCCTGCCGGCCAGTCAGTGCGATCTGGAGCTGGATATGTCGCGGAAGGGGATCATTAGTGGTGCGGTGTTCATGGGGATCATGGTGTCTACGTACTACTGGGGGTACCAGACGGATATCCGAGGGCGGAAGGCGGTTCTCAAAGTTACGCTGCTTGCAGCGGCGGGCTGTTCGTTTGTCGCTACGTTTGTTAACCAGTTTGAGTTGTTGGTGGTGCTACGGTTCTTGATTGGATTGTTCATTTCGGCACCTTCTTCGGCGGCGATTGTTTACTTGGGGGAGTTTTGTCCAGCGAACAGGCGAGGACAGATGATTGGATACGCGTGTGCCATTGGAGGACTTGGCTTCGGTTACGTTGCGGTGTTCGGATGGTGGATTCTTTCGTACGAATGGACGATTGTGGTGACTGAATCGTTCACGATACGACCTTGGAGGTTGCTCTTCCTAGTGAACACCCTGCCAGGATTCATATCTGGCTTGGTATTTTGCTTGTACCCGGAAACACCGAAGTTCCTACTCAGTCAGGGTAAACCGGAAGAGGCGTTGAATGCCCTTCGATGGGTTCACAAGCAGAACAAAGGTTTCCGAGAGCGATTCGGGGTGCAGAAGCTTCAGTATGATGTCAAGCAGCAAGAAGCGGTTGAAAATGAACCTGAAGAAAAGACCAGTATTCTTAAGAAGCTCTGGACACAAATTTCGCCGTTGACGCGGTTGCCACATTCCATTTACCTGATAGCCTGCAGCATTCAAACCGCAACTGCGTACATAACGTGAGTATAACTGCGATTCAGTCTTACTACGAATGTCATCCTTCTATATTTCTAGATACGGCGGCCTCGGAGTCTGGTTCCCTCAGATAATGAACATTGTGTTCAAATCGGAAGTCACAACCGGAACTCCGATTTGCTCGATTATTCAAATTCAACCGTCAGTCAATGCTAGTTCAGTCAACATCACTAGTCCGATTGAAGTCGCAGCCGCGGAGTGCAATGACGCACTGCCTCAGGAAGTCTTCGTCTACACGCTCGTTTCCGGGCTGATGTGCGGGGGCTACATGCTCCTCAGCTCCATCATCCTCAGCCAACTCACGGAGAAAACGATGATCTACGTCAACATGATCACAGCAGGCTGTGCTGGCATCGGCTTGCAGTACATCACCCATTCCTACGTGGTGGCAGCACTGTTCTGCGTGCAGATCGTTGCCGCCTCCTTGTGCATCGTTCTAGTTCGCTCGATCCAAGTAGCCGCCTTCCCCACGCAAGTCCGAGCAACGGCCATCTCACTGACCAATCTAGCAGGCCGCATTGGGCTAATCATCTCCAACGTCGTCACCGGCCTACTGATCGTTCAGCAGTGCACCTTTACTCTGTACACCATAGCGACCCTGCTGTTTGTGAGCGCAGGGTTGAACGCACTACTTCCCTGACGAATGCCTGACGCGCCTAAACACCATAATCTCACCAACCCACCAGCAAAAGGAAAGCGAAAATGATGCACATTTGAAACCCCCGATTCAGAGAAAAAGGTATCAATTGG includes:
- the LOC109414656 gene encoding synaptic vesicle glycoprotein 2C, with amino-acid sequence MEDEKCKSESIPLTTIDAGDKQTKVLIGHSYDDALKEAGFGRAQIWMTVLCGFSVMASANESMGMGIILPASQCDLELDMSRKGIISGAVFMGIMVSTYYWGYQTDIRGRKAVLKVTLLAAAGCSFVATFVNQFELLVVLRFLIGLFISAPSSAAIVYLGEFCPANRRGQMIGYACAIGGLGFGYVAVFGWWILSYEWTIVVTESFTIRPWRLLFLVNTLPGFISGLVFCLYPETPKFLLSQGKPEEALNALRWVHKQNKGFRERFGVQKLQYDVKQQEAVENEPEEKTSILKKLWTQISPLTRLPHSIYLIACSIQTATAYITYGGLGVWFPQIMNIVFKSEVTTGTPICSIIQIQPSVNASSVNITSPIEVAAAECNDALPQEVFVYTLVSGLMCGGYMLLSSIILSQLTEKTMIYVNMITAGCAGIGLQYITHSYVVAALFCVQIVAASLCIVLVRSIQVAAFPTQVRATAISLTNLAGRIGLIISNVVTGLLIVQQCTFTLYTIATLLFVSAGLNALLP